DNA sequence from the Streptomyces sp. NBC_01497 genome:
TCCTCGAACCCTGGGCCGAGCACGCGGGTGAGCCCGGGGTGGTCTTCCAGGGCGGCCCGGTCTCCCTCGACTCGGCGCTCGCGCTCGCCGTCATCCCCGGCGAGGAGGGCCCGCTCGGCTGGCGCAGGGTGCACGGCGCCATCGGCCTCGTCGATCTGGAGACGCCGCCGGAACTGCTGGCGAAGGCACTCGGCTCGCTGCGGATCTTCGCGGGGTACGCGGGCTGGGGTCCCGGGCAGCTGGAGCGCGAGCTCAAGAACGGCGCCTGGTACGTGGTCGAGTCGGAGCCCGGCGACGTGTCCTCGCCCCGCCCCGAGACGCTGTGGCG
Encoded proteins:
- a CDS encoding YqgE/AlgH family protein, which encodes MTEVSSLTGRLLVATPALADPNFDRAVVLLLDHDGEGSLGVVLNRPTPVGVVDILEPWAEHAGEPGVVFQGGPVSLDSALALAVIPGEEGPLGWRRVHGAIGLVDLETPPELLAKALGSLRIFAGYAGWGPGQLERELKNGAWYVVESEPGDVSSPRPETLWRAVLRRQRGKLAMFATYPDDPSLN